DNA from Acidobacteriota bacterium:
TCCTGCTGGGCAATGCGCGTGAACTTGCGCGAGTTCGGCGTCACCAGCGGCTTGGCGCCGCCCTGCAATTTACGCGCGCGGCGCGCCACCACATGCACAAACTGGTAGCGGCTGGGCACGTCTTCTACGCTGGCAAATGGTCCCCACGACATCTAGCAACTCCTCACTCCAAACGATTCCAGAACCGGCTGCATCCGGGCGGCCATACGGCTCTGCTGGCACTGGCTTGCGATAGCGCAATCACCGGCACACAAGCTTCGGCGGCAGCGCACGATGGCACACAACTGCTCGACCGACTCGGGGAGACGGTCGTTGATCACTACGTAGTCATAACTATTATAGGCCGCGATTTCATGCGCGGCATCATGAAGACGCTGGGCGACCACCTCGGGCGTGTCCAGGCCGCGGCTTTTCAGGCGCCATTCGAGTTGTCCGCGATCGGGCGGTGCAATAAAGATACTGACGGCTTCCGGCAGGCGCTGCTTCACCTGCGCGGCGCCCTGCACATCAATGTCGAGCACCAAATCATCGCCGGCGCGCCCGGCCTCGGCCAGGCTGGCGCGGGCGGTGCCGTAGTAGTTGCCGAAGACTTGGGCATGTTCCAGGAAGGCGTCTGCGGCCATCATGGCTTCGAACTGGCCACGCCCAACAAAGTGGTATTCGATCCCGTCGCGTTCGCTGCCGCGCGGGGTGCGGGTGGTGTAGGAAACGGAAAAACGCAGTCCGTCCACGCGCGCAAACAGCTCCTTCACCAAGGTGGACTTGCCGGAGCCGGAAGGCGCAGAAATGATGAAAAGCGAGTTCACAGTTTCCAGTTCACAGTTTACAGTTCGCCCCGGGATCTCTGATGCGGACAGGCAGGCTCTACTCCAGGTTTTGCACCTGCTCGCGGAATTTTTCGAGATCGGCTTTGAGGCCGATGCCAATCTCAGAAACCTGCAAGCCGGCAGGGCTGGCGGAGGTGGTTTTGGAAAGCAGCGTGTTGACTTCGCGGTTGAGTTCCTGGGAAAGGAA
Protein-coding regions in this window:
- the rpoZ gene encoding DNA-directed RNA polymerase subunit omega; this encodes MSWGPFASVEDVPSRYQFVHVVARRARKLQGGAKPLVTPNSRKFTRIAQQEAMSGLLEFTFLNAAPAADGTQPGAEA
- a CDS encoding guanylate kinase, which codes for MNSLFIISAPSGSGKSTLVKELFARVDGLRFSVSYTTRTPRGSERDGIEYHFVGRGQFEAMMAADAFLEHAQVFGNYYGTARASLAEAGRAGDDLVLDIDVQGAAQVKQRLPEAVSIFIAPPDRGQLEWRLKSRGLDTPEVVAQRLHDAAHEIAAYNSYDYVVINDRLPESVEQLCAIVRCRRSLCAGDCAIASQCQQSRMAARMQPVLESFGVRSC